Proteins from a single region of Punica granatum isolate Tunisia-2019 chromosome 8, ASM765513v2, whole genome shotgun sequence:
- the LOC116188070 gene encoding protein trichome birefringence-like 6 — MLMERQKSFTVKSTSFVALSLAISSSLVFFTVFSLWALSSTPLVPPEINLRFNSTPIAPVSSPNPIVTPHFTTRNISSKTPFLIDTHITKPDNTSGSSSAQGAVRRNQVLSGKPRSAVPEIKKPSDEIGALNGQKGDEGDGISLRHCDLGKGRWVYDESYPLYTNWSCPFIDEGFNCGGNGRPDVGYMKWRWQPHDCRIPRFNATEMLELIRGKRLVFVGDSINRNQWESMMCMLIGAVKDPKKVYETHRRRITKENGNYCFRFVDYQCTVEYYVTHFLVHESKARVGQKRVPTLRIDAIDRGSSRWRGADILVFNTAHWWSHYKTKAGVNYYQEGNQVHPKLDVSTAFRKALTTWASWVDKRINPRKTRVFFRSSAPSHFSGGEWNSGGHCREAKLPLNSTSSSGYTFEKNSIVEEVVKSMRTPVTFLNITGLSSYRIDAHPSAFGGRSRKGRSSGIEDCSHWCLPGVPDTWNELLYIHLQRHRNYQ; from the exons ATGTTAATGGAGAGGCAGAAGAGTTTCACTGTCAAATCCACGAGCTTCGTGGCCCTCTCCCTTGCCATCTCCTCCTCCCTCGTCTTCTTCACCGTCTTCTCCCTCTGGGCCCTCAGTTCCACCCCTCTGGTTCCACCCGAGATCAACCTCCGCTTCAACTCAACCCCCATTGCTCCTGTGTCGTCCCCAAACCCCATTGTCACTCCCCACTTCACCACCCGCAACATCTCGTCCAAAACTCCGTTTTTGATCGACACCCACATCACCAAACCCGACAACACTTCCGGGTCTTCGTCCGCCCAGGGCGCCGTTCGGAGGAATCAGGTCCTCAGTGGTAAGCCGCGGAGTGCTGTCCCCGAGATCAAGAAGCCCTCCGATGAAATTGGAGCTTTGAATGGGCAGAAGGGGGATGAGGGTGATGGGATTAGCCTGAGACACTGTGATTTGGGTAAGGGGAGGTGGGTGTATGATGAGAGCTACCCATTGTACACGAACTGGTCCTGTCCATTCATCGATGAAGGGTTCAACTGTGGAGGGAATGGAAGGCCTGATGTTGGCTACATGAAGTGGAGGTGGCAACCTCATGACTGTCGAATCCCAAG GTTCAATGCGACAGAAATGCTGGAGCTGATCAGAGGGAAGAGGCTTGTCTTCGTCGGGGATTCTATAAACAGGAACCAGTGGGAGTCAATGATGTGTATGTTGATCGGAGCCGTTAAGGATCCAAAGAAGGTTTATGAGACCCATCGGAGGAGGATTACTAAGGAGAACGGCAATTATTGCTTCAGATTTGTG GATTATCAGTGTACAGTTGAATACTATGTGACCCATTTCTTGGTTCATGAGAGCAAGGCGAGAGTTGGGCAGAAGCGTGTCCCAACCCTCCGGATCGATGCTATCGACCGGGGTTCGTCTCGGTGGAGAGGAGCGGATATTTTGGTCTTCAACACTGCCCATTGGTGGTCCCATTACAAGACCAAAGCTGG GGTTAACTACTACCAGGAAGGAAACCAGGTTCATCCCAAGCTAGATGTCTCCACGGCTTTTCGCAAAGCCTTGACGACTTGGGCTTCTTGGGTCGATAAACGCATAAATCCACGCAAAACCCGAGTTTTCTTCAGGAGTTCGGCCCCTTCTCATTTCAG CGGAGGTGAGTGGAACTCAGGCGGACATTGCAGAGAAGCGAAGCTACCTCTCAACAGCACTTCAAGTTCAGGCTACACTTTCGAGAAGAATTCAATCGTGGAAGAGGTCGTAAAGAGTATGAGAACTCCGGTAACTTTCCTGAACATTACCGGGCTATCAAGTTACAGGATCGATGCTCACCCTTCTGCCTTTGGGGGAAGATCAAGAAAGGGCCGATCTTCGGGCATTGAAGATTGCAGCCACTGGTGCCTTCCTGGAGTCCCTGACACATGGAACGAGCTCCTATATATTCATTTGCAGAGACATCGTAACTACCAGTAA
- the LOC116188071 gene encoding uncharacterized protein LOC116188071, producing the protein MVMSMTGAAGSEVLWRRVAENKGTFHPSKLLREPFHLLTITLLSLLLPLSFLLLARLSCNSYFASSVAHGPFSSLLSLFLDSNPTLLLALLSLLGGATLIHCLTGGLPGGRYALHRPRLYAAWIVLCALQLCVYIGVEGSIGIVPLSLAAARDGSWVAAREGGFLGRAAFFLGLYETMLHWARIVVKPVVDDSVLGRQRDERWPERVAKALGLTGLWWWRLRDEVEALIVVPEVKMELLLGVRVADFVGWWLYYLTVTIGVVKVVKGLMWAGMILTSKWLRIRRRQEAENNGDDIIGGEDKV; encoded by the coding sequence ATGGTGATGTCGATGACAGGCGCAGCCGGCAGTGAGGTGTTATGGAGGCGAGTGGCGGAAAACAAGGGTACCTTCCATCCATCAAAGCTCTTGAGAGAGCCCTTCCATCTCCTCACCATCACTCTCCTCAGCCTACTGCTCCCCCTCTCGTTCCTCCTCCTGGCAAGGCTATCCTGCAATAGTTACTTCGCCTCCTCGGTTGCTCATGGCCCGTTCTCCTCCCTGCTCTCCCTCTTCCTCGACTCCAACCCGACTCTCCTCCTCGCCCTCCTGTCACTCCTCGGTGGAGCCACCCTCATACATTGCCTGACCGGGGGCTTGCCGGGTGGTCGCTACGCGCTGCACCGGCCCCGCCTGTATGCGGCATGGATCGTCCTGTGCGCGCTCCAGTTGTGCGTCTACATAGGTGTCGAAGGGAGCATAGGCATTGTACCCCTCAGTCTGGCAGCAGCCCGTGATGGCTCTTGGGTTGCGGCCCGGGAGGGGGGATTCCTGGGGAGGGCCGCGTTCTTCCTGGGACTGTACGAGACAATGCTGCACTGGGCCAGGATAGTGGTGAAGCCAGTGGTGGACGACTCGGTGCTGGGCCGCCAGAGGGACGAGAGGTGGCCCGAGAGGGTGGCAAAGGCATTGGGCCTCACCGGGCTATGGTGGTGGCGGCTGAGGGACGAGGTGGAGGCCCTTATCGTTGTGCCGGAGGTGAAGATGGAGCTGCTGTTGGGCGTTAGGGTGGCTGACTTTGTGGGCTGGTGGCTGTACTACCTGACCGTGACCATTGGAGTGGTTAAGGTAGTGAAGGGTCTTATGTGGGCTGGCATGATTTTGACTTCCAAATGGCTGAGAATCAGAAGAAGACAAGAAGCAGAAAACAATGGTGATGACATCATTGGTGGTGAGGACAAGGTCTAA